From a single Lolium rigidum isolate FL_2022 chromosome 7, APGP_CSIRO_Lrig_0.1, whole genome shotgun sequence genomic region:
- the LOC124669808 gene encoding uncharacterized protein LOC124669808 translates to MEAMTVAVVGAGVSGLAAAHELARAGGGRARVTVYEAEESLGGHARTADVDGVLLDLGFMVFNRVTYPNMLEWFEELGVEMETSDMSLSVSTQLSSGGRCEWGSRNGLSGLLAQKSNAVRPGFWHMIREILKFKEDALSYLEDHENNPDLDRDETLGQFIQKHGYSQLFQEAYLIPICACIWSCPSQGVLGFSAFFVLSFCRNHHLLQIFGRPQWLTVKGRSHTYVNKVREELESMGCQIKTSCGVKSVSSTEGGYRVVDVDGSEEVYDKIVFGAHAPDALRMLGDEATHEELRILGAFQYVYSDIYLHCDKTLMPRNPSAWSAWNFLGTTSTGVSVTYWLNLLQNIESTGRPFLVTLNPPHVPDHILLKWNTSHPVPSVAAAKASLELQQIQGNRGIWFCGAYQGYGFHEDGLKAGKSAAQSLLGQKSTLLLNPKQMVPSWTEAGARLVVTRFLNQYVTIGNMIILEEGGTMFSFGELDKKCLVKSVLRVHDPLFYWKVATEADLGFADAYINGYFSFVDKREGLLNLFLILIANRDAQKSSNSAASKRGWWTPMLLTAGIASAKYFLRHISRKNTVTQTRRNISEHYDLSNDFFSLFLDPSMTYSCAVFKVEDESLEVASLRKVNLLIKKAKVERNHHILEIGSGWGSLALQVVKQTGCKYTGITLSEEQLKYAQTKVKEAGLEDRITFLLCDYRQIPTSCKYDRIISCEMIEGVGHEFMDNFFGCCESLLAKDGLFVLQFISIPEERYEEYRRSSDFIKEYIFPGGCLPTFARITSAMSAASRLCIEQVENIGYHYYPTLIRWRDNFMANKDVILALGFDDKFIRVWEYYFIYCAAGFKSRTLGTYQIVFSRPGNDKLANANNPYASFPAA, encoded by the exons ATGGAGGcgatgacggtggcggtggtcggCGCCGGCGTGAGCGGCCTGGCGGCGGCGCACGAGCTGGCCAGGGCCGGCGGCGGTAGAGCGCGTGTCACGGTGTACGAGGCGGAGGagagcctcggcggccacgccAGGACCGCCGACGTCGACGGCGTCCTCCTCGACCTCGGCTTCATGGTCTTCAACAGG GTCACATACCCAAACATGCTGGAATGGTTCGAAGAGCTCGGCGTGGAGATGGAGACATCTGATATGTCGCTTTCTGTGAGCACACAGCTCTCCAGTGGTGGCAGGTGCGAATGGGGCAGCCGGAATGGTCTCTCAGGCCTCCTAGCGCAGAAGAGCAATGCTGTCCGCCCCGGCTTCTGGCACATGATCCGGGAGATACTCAAGTTCAAGGAGGACGCACTCAGCTACCTAGAGGACCATGAGAACAACCCTGACCTGGACAGGGACGAGACCCTGGGCCAGTTCATCCAGAAGCATGGATACTCCCAGCTCTTCCAGGAAGCTTACCTGATCCCGATATGTGCGTGTATTTGGTCGTGCCCATCGCAGGGGGTCCTCGGCTTCTCTGCTTTCTTCGTCCTCTCATTCTGCCGCAACCATCACCTTCTTCAGATCTTTGGTCGGCCCCAATGGCTCACTGTCAAAGGTCGTTCGCATACATATGTAAATAAG GTCAGGGAAGAACTGGAAAGCATGGGCTGTCAGATTAAGACCAGCTGTGGAGTCAAATCTGTTTCAAGTACTGAAGGAG GTTACAGAGTTGTGGATGTTGACGGTTCGGAAGAGGTGTACGACAAGATAGTATTTGGTGCGCATGCACCGGATGCTCTGAGGATGCTAGGAGATGAAGCAACACACGAGGAACTGAGAATTTTGGGTGCTTTTCAATATGTCTACAG TGATATCTACCTCCACTGTGACAAAACTTTGATGCCACGGAACCCATCGGCATGGAGTGCCTGGAACTTCCTGGGGACGACGAGCACCGGCGTCTCTGTTACCTACTGGCTAAATCTGCTCCAG AACATCGAATCTACCGGCAGGCCTTTCCTGGTGACCCTGAATCCACCTCATGTCCCGGATCATATCCTACTCAAATGGAACACAAGCCATCCTGTTCCGTCTGTTGCTGCTGCAAAGGCCTCCCTGGAGCTTCAACAGATCCAGGGAAACAGAGGAATATGGTTCTGTGGGGCCTATCAAG GTTATGGCTTCCATGAAGACGGTCTTAAG GCTGGGAAATCGGCAGCTCAAAGTTTGCTTGGGCAGAAGAGCACCCTTCTTCTGAACCCAAAACAGATGGTCCCGTCATGGACCGAAGCTGGGGCCCGTCTCGTGGTAACAAGGTTTCTCAACCAATACGTAACCATCGGTAACATGAT CATTCTTGAAGAAGGTGGCACTATGTTCAGTTTTGGTGAACTAGACAAAAAATGCCTTGTCAAATCTGTCCTGCGAGTTCATGATCCTCTCTTCTACTGGAAG GTCGCAACCGAAGCGGACCTTGGTTTCGCAGATGCATATATTAATggttatttttcttttgttgataaGAGAGAAGGTCTTCTAAATCTTTTCCTG ATTCTCATTGCTAACAGAGATGCACAGAAGAGTAGTAACAGCGCTGCAAGTAAAAG GGGTTGGTGGACACCCATGCTTTTAACTGCTGGGATCGCATCTGCAAAATATTTCTTGCGCCACATCTCACGGAAGAATACCGTCACACAAACTCGCCGAAACATCTCTGAGCACTATGATCTG AGTAACGATTTCTTCTCGCTTTTTCTGGATCCATCGATGACTTACTCATGTGCAGTATTCAAG GTGGAAGATGAAAGCTTAGAAGTAGCCAGCCTACGTAAAGTCAACCTCTTAATCAAGAAG GCTAAAGTGGAGAGGAATCATCATATTCTTGAAATCGGTAGCGGTTGGGGCAGCTTAGCACTGCAAGTGGTGAAGCAAACTGGATGCAAATACACAGGGATAACGTTGTCAGAGGAGCAACTTAAGTACGCTCAAACGAAAGTGAAGGAAGCTGGTTTAGAG GATCGCATAACTTTCCTGCTGTGTGACTACCGTCAAATACCGACCAGTTGCAAGTACGACAGGATCATATCTTG TGAGATGATCGAAGGCGTTGGTCATGAATTCATGGACAATTTCTTTGGCTGCTGCGAGTCTCTCTTGGCTAAGGATGGCCTATTTGTTCTCCAG TTCATATCAATACCAGAAGAACGGTACGAGGAATACAGGAGAAGTTCAGACTTCATAAAAGAATACATCTTTCCCGGGGGTTGCTTGCCTACCTTTGCCCGGATAACGTCTGCCATGTCCGCCGCATCGAGGCTTTG CATTGAGCAGGTCGAGAACATCGGGTACCATTACTATCCGACATTGATACGCTGGAGGGATAATTTCATGGCTAACAAAGA CGTGATTTTGGCTCTGGGGTTTGACGACAAGTTCATCCGTGTATGGGAGTACTATTTCATATACTGCGCGGCCGGTTTCAAGTCACGTACGCTTGGAACTTATCAG ATTGTGTTTTCAAGACCTGGCAACGACAAGCTAGCCAACGCCAACAACCCCTACGCAAGTTTTCCGGCGGCCTAG
- the LOC124673386 gene encoding ankyrin repeat-containing protein At2g01680-like gives MLLEWRKDLIKEADRSTGSTPLHLAASWGNDKVISLLLSADPSAAYQPDKNGSFPIHVAAFTNQVKAFSVLLDTRHDSAELCDAMGRTFLHVAVQEESLSVLTYACRFQSRKFASSVMNMQDDDGNTALHIAVEVGNIWIFNPLMENRFVTLNLTNNKGQTPLDFSWMSMPAGVQYGPNVRIRINELLQAAGAQTGTYRSDLFYNERIPKLDEKEEAQKITTSTQIVGIGSVLIATVAFAAAFTLPGGYRGDDHKNGGTPTLVGHSAFHVFIIANTLAFILSALSITLLTYAGIADMDIRSRMIGLVFAAGLMTSSARSLSAAFVFGLYLVQAPVARKTAVASFAIAALAFADVVWMIWMVFAAELMLLKRLGPRAWWRLARAILVTLLGQFWPYIVIAGVLKCVKVN, from the exons ATGTTGTTAGAGTGGAGAAAGGACCTCATCAAAGAAGCAGACCGGTCCACTGGAAGCACGCCTCTTCACTTGGCTGCGTCATGGGGGAATGATAAGGTTATTAGCTTGCTGCTGTCCGCCGACCCATCAGCGGCGTATCAGCCAGACAAGAACGGATCATTTCCCATACATGTGGCCGCATTCACGAACCAAGTTAAGGCGTTCAGCGTCTTGCTAGACACCCGCCATGACAGTGCCGAGCTGTGTGACGCCATGGGCAGGACCTTCCTCCATGTCGCCGTCCAAGAGGAGAGCCTTTCCGTGCTCACGTACGCTTGCAGGTTTCAGAGTCGGAAATTTGCATCATCTGTCATGAACATGCAGGATGATGATGGCAACACTGCTCTGCACATTGCAGTTGAGGTAGGAAACATATGGATCTTCAATCCGCTGATGGAGAACAGGTTTGTTACGCTGAACTTGACAAACAATAAGGGGCAAACACCACTTGATTTTTCATGGATGAGCATGCCTGCAGGGGTTCAATACGGACCT AACGTGAGAATTAGAATAAATGAGTTGCTACAAGCTGCTGGCGCTCAGACTGGTACTTACAGGAGTGATCTCTTCTACAACGAACGCATTCCTAAGCTAGACGAAAAGGAAGAAGCGCAGAAGATCACTACATCCACCCAGATCGTTGGCATCGGCTCCGTTCTGATAGCGACGGTTGCCTTCGCCGCAGCCTTCACCCTGCCAGGTGGCTACCGGGGCGATGACCATAAGAATGGTGGCACGCCAACACTTGTTGGGCACTCAGCCTTCCATGTGTTCATCATCGCCAACACGCTGGCGTTCATCCTCTCAGCCCTATCCATCACTCTGCTGACATACGCCGGGATCGCCGACATGGACATACGCAGCCGCATGATCGGCCTTGTCTTTGCGGCCGGACTCATGACCTCCTCAGCGAGGAGCCTCAGCGCCGCCTTTGTGTTCGGACTGTACTTGGTCCAGGCCCCGGTCGCGCGTAAAACGGCTGTGGCGTCTTTTGCGATCGCGGCCCTTGCCTTTGCTGATGTCGTTTGGATGATCTGGATGGTTTTCGCTGCCGAGCTGATGCTGTTGAAGAGGCTCGGACCACGGGCATGGTGGAGGCTAGCACGGGCGATCCTAGTGACGTTGCTGGGGCAGTTCTGGCCGTACATTGTGATCGCCGGCGTGCTCAAGTGTGTCAAGGTCAATTAA